The genomic DNA TGGCGGTTTTATTTTCTGAGAATTAGCAGCAACTTTCCCGGCTTCTTTGGCTGCATTTGAAAAACTTTTTGTTACCCTGTCAATATTCTTTTTCATAGAAGAAGTGATATTAGAGGCACTTTTTAAAGCTGTCAATAATCTACCTGGACCATTTGCATTTAAATTAGCCACTCCACTTTTAAGCATTTTTATAGCTTTTAAAGCTCGTGATATTTTTTTTAATACCTGATCTAAGCTTTTTTGATCTAATTTAGCCTTAATATCTACATAACCGCCTGCAATTGCTTCTGCCACTATATCACCTCTTTCTAAATTTACTTTTTGATTTTGGATTTATAGCTTGTTCTTTTCTCTTTTTTTGTTCTGTAACTTTTAAGAAAGAATAAGCTTCTATTATTTTTGATATTCTCCAAGTTTTCTCTATTTCCAAAGGGTTTATTTTAAATTCAAGTGCTATACTATAAATCATAGAATTTAAAAAATCATTTTCAATCGTTTCCTTATATATCTTTTGATAATCTATTAATCCTGAAGATATAGGCATTAAAGAAACTAGAGATTTATTTATATTTTTTCTTTTATTTTTAAGCTTCGCTGGGATCTTCCTCATCAACACCGCATATATATCTTGCAAAATCTATTATTTTTCTTATAGATTTTTTTTGTATTTTTTCTATATTTATATTAGATGTGATAATGTTTTTCTTTATAAAATTAAGTTCTTTTGCTAAATATGAAGTAAAGATTACCTTTGTATTTTCTACATTTGTTTTAGAATTACCCATTTCAATATCCATAGCAAATCCTTCTCTTTTTAGCTCGGCATATTCAAGTTGTTTGATATCCGAAGGTATTGTAAACCATACAACAATATTTTTAATACCTTCCTTTTCTCTAAAGCCAACTTTAATTCCAAATTTTGCTCCAGGTTCTTCTCTCATATCTATATCACTAGAACCAACTGCTAGTTCACCATATTTTTTTAAAATTTCATCTACTTTGCTGTTTTCATTGTCTTCATTAATTTCGCTACTTTCAATTATTTCATTGTCTTTAGTAGCTTTTTCTATATCAGTCATATTTCCTCCTATTTATTTTATGCTGCTGTATATCCATCTACCATACCTGTCCATTTAACAGGTGTTGTTGTAAAATCCTCACTCCCGATAGATCCTGGAAGTATTATGCTTGTATCTTTACAATTAGAAAATCTAAACTTTATATCATTATCTCCTGTTCTCAAATACGCGACCACTGAGAATACGCCTCTTGTTCCTTTAAAAAATTCATCTAATTCAGTCACGTTTGGATGATCTATAGGTAGATTAAATTCACAATTTGCTGCAACTGTTTTTTTAGCTGCATACAATGGTCTATTCGTACTTGAAAAAGATACTACTGCTTTATCTTGTGCTGCCTCAAATGTCATTTCTTCTACCCACTCATCAACTACTACTGTTTTGCCTAAAGAATTAGAAAAAACTAAATAACATTCATCACTATATATTACTCCTGCTCCACTATTAGCCATTTTTCCTCCTAACTTACACTTGTTTTTTCATTTATATCCAATACATTTGATATAGCTATTATACATCCGCTAAATGTTAAAGTTGTTTTGTATTCAATCTTTCTATTTGAATAAACTACTACAACTAAATCACCTAAACCGTCTGAAAATGGATTACCATTTATATTATCTAGCCAATCATATGTTACAAATCCTTGTATAATTTGACGTCCAATTTCATTTAGTTCAGCTGAACCATATCTTACATCAAATTTCCCAGTCGCATTTCTTTCTATAAGTGCCTGCGTCCATCCTTTTCTTAACGCTTCATCTATCATGTCAGCTCCAATTACATTGTCAGCCCATGTTATACCATCAACAGATTTACCGTATGTCGTTGTTACTATTCCTTCTTCATTTGTCACAACATTTATTCCTGTTGCTCTTTCAACATCATCTCCTGCCATTTGATTAATCTCAGTTAATGAATATGAGCTTTCAGGTATTGTCATAACTGCTTCTGCCATTGGCGTAGAATAAGGTAAAACGCTTGATTTAGTACCTACTAAATTTGCATCTGCTCTATAATCTTTATCATAAGCTAACACCAATAATCTTTTACTTGTTAGTTCTTCTTGTAAAGCGATTATATCTGCCACCGCAGCATCTTTACTAGGTGACACAACTGCATAATGAGTATATTTACTTGCTTTCATGAAATTATCTAAGCTTTTAAGATTATCTAACTTAGTGTCATCTAAAGCAACAAAATAAAATGAATCTTTTGCTCTTTGCTCTAATGATGACAATACATATTCTACTGTATTAGTCGTACTTACAACTTCGCCATAAATTTGTAAACTTGATGGCTTAGGATTTGAACCAAAAAAGTCAATCACATACCGATATGCTAAATCTGTGTCTGTAAACCCTAAATCAATCAATTCTTGTAAACTTGTGATTGTATAAGGCAAAGAATCAGAATCTATTGCTTTATTAGTCACTAACAACAAAGTGGCTCCAAAATCTCTGTTTGTTAACGCTACATTAGTAGAAACATCTGTTATTTCTACCATTCTATTTCTAGACATTAATTTCCTCCTTTTACTTCCATTTCATTATCTACAAACAATATGTTTTCTGTTTCATATGGTCTGTAAACTTCTATTAAAAAATCTACATTATATACATCATGTGTATATGGAATTTCACTTAAATATGTTCCTTCCTCTTCTATATTCCTTACTCTTGTTCTTAAATTTATTTTCCGAAAATTAGTTAATGACTCATTATATATAAAATCATGAAACATTCGTGGTTTATTTAGCAAAAATAATAGTTCGTCTATACTTGAATAGTCATTATGATTTCTAAAAACTTCAATAGTAAGTGTATAAGTTATTAAATGTCTTATTATTGACTGCTTACCTTTCACAATATTCTGGCTATCTATTTCTTGTTTGTATATATGAAAAACAAGCTTAGGATATTTTTTATTGTCACTTAATTCTGTTGATCTCAAAATATTTATTTTGGGATCTATTTTTGCTTTTATAATTTTATAGAAAAATGAATACAATTCTTCTAATAATCCTGTTCTATTTTCAATATCCGGATTATATAGAGCTGCTTTAAAAGCTATGTAAGAATCATTATCCCAAACTTGAGTTATTAAAAAATCTTTTTCTTGGTATACAATCAAGTCATTTTCTGAAATAACAAAATCACTATCTATTGTATTATCTACTTCTTTTCTTGCAATAATCGGTGATATGACTTCAAATTTAAGCCCTGAGACTTCTTTATGCCCTATATTAGGATTTGTCTCTGAATAAACAATATCTTTTGTATGTGCCATAATTATGTAATTTTCATAACTTATAACCTGTTTTCCATCCACATAATCTGTTATAGCCCTTTTTATTTTGTATTCTTTTCTATTTAATTTTAATGCAGCTTCATTAATCATCATTTGCTCCCATAAAATTTATTATTTACCTTATATCCTAGACTTTTTGCTAATGTTCCTGTTTCATAAAACGGCATATCAAATCCTTTTTTACGTGTAGTTGACTCTGCATTTCCAGGATTAAAATACCCTTTATAGATTTCAAGCCTAACCATTTTCAAAAGCTTCTTCCCGGCTTTATGTCCTATATCTTCTGTTTTCAATGAACCTTTGCTCACCCTTGCAAACCCACTTGTAAGCTCTTTATTTATCTGTTCCTGATTATCAGATAATGTACTTTGCAAGATGGGTCTGCCAGGTATTGTTACACTATGATTTCGACCAGCTCTATTAGTTCCTTTAGTCAATGTTTCCATTAATCCAATAGCATCAAACCCTTTTCCAATTTTATAATTGTTTTCTGAAAACATTCCAACAGAAATAGTAACAGGTTTTATCATTTCATAATAAATTGGTTTTTTAACCATCTTGACTTTGACTTCCATTTTGTTCGCCTTCTTCTTTTTTAGAATTTTCAGCTATCTCTATTTCTAATTGGCGATCTTTAATTACTTTTTTTGTTCTTTCAAGTTCCAAGTCTGATAACTCTATACTGTTATTTCCTTTTTTTATTTCTATTTTCCTCCCTGTCTGAGGTATTATAATAAGTTCTTCTTTTTTACTGCTTATTTTATATTTCACTTTACACCTCCCATTACGAATAAATATTTAAGAAATTTTGTGGTAATTTTGCTAAATCATCCGTATTTTCAAATTTTTCAGTATAAGGTCTTATCAATACTTTAAATTGTTGTCCGAAAACAGTTTGATCAAATCCTAATCCATCAGAAGTCTTTATAAAATTCGTTGAATTCTCAGGTAAATTAAATTGATTTACCTTATATCTGTCTATGTTTATTAAAACCAAATGTTTAGAAAGATATTCTTCTAAAATATCTTTTATTGACTCTATGCCTTCTACATCAGATAACATAACTTCAGATTGATTTATATAATGTTGAATATCGTCATCACTCATCTGATATGTGTAGGAACCATCAACTTCTTTTGTTTCTAGTTCAATGATTCCTCGTCTTATATCTTCAATACTTACTCCCATAATTAAACATTCCCTTGTTCAAAGTTTATTTTATCTACCTCTTCCTGCAGCTTTTCTCTATCTGTTGTATTTGATATTTTAAGAATTTCTTTCTTAAAAAAATAATGTGTTTTAAGCTCTTTTATTTCATTATCTTCAAGTTCTAACACTTTCGCTCCTGGAACTATGCTGACAATTTTCTTTTCTAAAGGTATTTTTATTACACTCTTAGTTCTATTTATAATTGCAATCTCTTTCATATTCTCTCCTTTCATTAAGCCGGATATCCAGCAAATGTAACTTCCATAATTGATTCTGGTCTATATGCCATTACTTCACTATCTTTAAGCTCTACTCCACCTTCAATTTCTCTTTTTATTTCATATTCAAATGTTCTTGGAGCTATAATTTCTTTAAATTCATAGTTTTCTTGCTTAGCATCAAGAACTATTGCCCCTGCTTCTCCTGTAGTAGGCGAAATTAAGTTTTTAACCATTTGAATACTTCCAAATAAATTCTTTCTTTCTATTACCGTCAAAGAATCAAGATCACTATTTGCATCTGAATTATATACTTCTAAAAATTTGTAATATATATCTTGATGAACAGCAAATATTAAAGGTTCATATTTACCTTTTATTCCTGTAGTAAATTCCTTACTCACTCTAACCAATTCATTTACTATTTCAATTCCAGTTGCTGTCGCTAAATTAAGAGTTGATGCATACAATCTTTTACCTTCAACTGTGAATAAACCTATTCTTCCACCTAAAACATCATCACCATATAATAGAAGATCATTCTCTCTATCAGCCACAGAGTTAACCGCTGTTCTAATTTCTCTTTCAGGATCTTTTTTACCGGAAGCAATAAGTTGGATATCTTGTACTGTAAATTTATATCCTGAAGTTATAACAAATGTTCTTGCATATTTTTTTTCCTCACCTGTATTTACGAAAGGAATATCATTTATCAGCTCATCTGATACGATCGCTTTAAATTTGCCTGCCCATTCTCTGTATATAATCACATCTGTAGCTATATCCATGCCGTCTGAGGCAGAACTAAAAGGAATAAGTTTTCTTGCTTCAAATTCATCTACTTTTTCATCCAAAACTTTGTCTAAAGTTACCTTGAATTTTTCATCAACCTTATTAGGATCAAAATTATATCTATTTAACATTTATCTACCCTCCATATACCGTATTTTGTAATATTATTATTGTTTCTCCGTCTGTTGCTGCCGTTTCGTCATAAAAAGCATTGATTGCCGTTGCTCCTGATGCACCTTCTACAACGAATTTACCTGTTGCATCTAATGCTGCTCTTGCTCCTTCGGTTACATTAGCACCAGCAATTACATATAAATTCCCACTTCTTAATACCTTTACACTTGAACCGCCCTGTATAAGTTTATTATTATTTGAATCAACATAATTATGATCTGTATGCATTACTATTCCTGCAAATACTCCACCTGTTACATATGGTTCTACATGATCTTCCTTTCCTGACACATATTGAACAGGAGTTCCGATTATTAAGTCTACATCAGTATAAAAAGTTCTATAATCAGTTCCTTGTGTACTGTACGCTTCTTTTCCTGCTTGATTTACTACAACTGCCATTATTTTTCCTCCTTACTTTTGCTTCTGAATTTTTTGAAATATCCACTATTGAATTTTTTTCTTTCTGTAGTATCTTCTGATTTTCCGTCATTATTTAATTTTGTTTTTTTGTCAGGTTTTGAATTTTCAGATGATTCATAACAAAAATTAAATACTCCGATTAGTTGATCTTCATCAATATCTTCTGATTCATTGAAAGTAGGATTTACATTCATTATTACCGCTTTCATAAGTTCTTTTGTATCATCCTTTGCTTTTTCATATTCTTCCGAATTCAACACTTCTTGTGCTTTTAATTTTATTTCCTCATCATTTCTTTCTGACAACAATGCATCATAATCTTCCTTTAATTCATTGAATTCTTTGGTCTTATCCTTCAAATCTTTTATATTTTTTTCATTTTCTTGATTCAACCTCACTGCTTCCTGATAAATTGTATTTTCATCTACTTCTTTTCCGTTCCATTTAAATTTCATTGTATTACCTCCATCTTCTTTATAGTTATAAATTAATTTTATATCTGTTCCTGCTCGACCGTTTCCACTTAAAAGAGCCACATGATTTCCCACAATATTAGTCTGAATATATTCATCTTTGTTTATCTGCACTATATTTGCATAATATCCAGCACTTAATTGTATATCCTCGCCACTTGCTCTTTTTTGATTGATAAAGTCTATTGCATCTTTACTCTCAACTTGTAAAATTGCCCCAAGCTTGTTATCTTCTTCAAAAACACTTATAATCGTGCCTTTCTTATGCTTACTTACATTTTCGTTAGTTATCATTGTTAAAAGACCATTTTCTTCCGGATGTTCCAATGTAACTGTTTTATATTCAAAACTTTTCACTGTATTATAATTAAATAAATTTTGATAATTTATTTTTTCTTTTATACGCTGATTAGATTCTAAATAATAATCCATATACTTATCCGCTTCTAACATGTACCCTTTTATTCTTAAAAACCCTTCCTCAGTTACTTCGAAATGTGTCATTTCCCCTAAATTAAATCTTATCAAATCATATTCACCGCCTTTCTAATTACATCATCAGGTATTTTAAATTTACAGCGACATCCTGGGTCTTCCTGTGGTAATTTTTGTGAGATACTAGGATCGCTCAAACAATTACCATATAAATCAAACCTTAATCCATGTCTATATTTGTGATCTAACCTCACTCTACTATCATGCATCGTCCACCATATAAATCCATCTATTTGAAGTTCCTCCAAAACCTGTACATTATATGAAGTATGATAATTACCGCTTTCAAGTGTAGAATGGTAAAGATTTCCACTTTTCATTCTCTGTTTTGTTACTTTTATTATTTCTTTTACTTCATTTTTCGTCTTTAATGATTGAGCAATATCTTTGAATCTATTACTTGTCGCAGATAAAGTTAATAATATTGTCGTTGACCATAACAGTAATTTTTTAAGATTTTTTTTCTTTG from Sebaldella termitidis ATCC 33386 includes the following:
- a CDS encoding DUF2213 domain-containing protein, which translates into the protein MIRFNLGEMTHFEVTEEGFLRIKGYMLEADKYMDYYLESNQRIKEKINYQNLFNYNTVKSFEYKTVTLEHPEENGLLTMITNENVSKHKKGTIISVFEEDNKLGAILQVESKDAIDFINQKRASGEDIQLSAGYYANIVQINKDEYIQTNIVGNHVALLSGNGRAGTDIKLIYNYKEDGGNTMKFKWNGKEVDENTIYQEAVRLNQENEKNIKDLKDKTKEFNELKEDYDALLSERNDEEIKLKAQEVLNSEEYEKAKDDTKELMKAVIMNVNPTFNESEDIDEDQLIGVFNFCYESSENSKPDKKTKLNNDGKSEDTTERKKFNSGYFKKFRSKSKEEK
- a CDS encoding major capsid family protein, translated to MLNRYNFDPNKVDEKFKVTLDKVLDEKVDEFEARKLIPFSSASDGMDIATDVIIYREWAGKFKAIVSDELINDIPFVNTGEEKKYARTFVITSGYKFTVQDIQLIASGKKDPEREIRTAVNSVADRENDLLLYGDDVLGGRIGLFTVEGKRLYASTLNLATATGIEIVNELVRVSKEFTTGIKGKYEPLIFAVHQDIYYKFLEVYNSDANSDLDSLTVIERKNLFGSIQMVKNLISPTTGEAGAIVLDAKQENYEFKEIIAPRTFEYEIKREIEGGVELKDSEVMAYRPESIMEVTFAGYPA
- a CDS encoding structural cement protein Gp24, with protein sequence MAVVVNQAGKEAYSTQGTDYRTFYTDVDLIIGTPVQYVSGKEDHVEPYVTGGVFAGIVMHTDHNYVDSNNNKLIQGGSSVKVLRSGNLYVIAGANVTEGARAALDATGKFVVEGASGATAINAFYDETAATDGETIIILQNTVYGG
- a CDS encoding phage minor head protein, which codes for MEIGIKRERELELQKIYDKELNKLLSYLGKKDINSEDELYKALDEYEYNSKYEDEVGLILLEIMEDIDNEYIKRTKKSKLKKIKQLLTKSKKKNLKKLLLWSTTILLTLSATSNRFKDIAQSLKTKNEVKEIIKVTKQRMKSGNLYHSTLESGNYHTSYNVQVLEELQIDGFIWWTMHDSRVRLDHKYRHGLRFDLYGNCLSDPSISQKLPQEDPGCRCKFKIPDDVIRKAVNMI